The following proteins are encoded in a genomic region of Candidatus Limnocylindrales bacterium:
- a CDS encoding acyl-CoA dehydrogenase family protein — MDFEHSARARDYIAQVERFVRERVVPSEQTYIDQLAHTDDWTRWRIPPVLEELKAQARSLGLWNLFLPDSQYGAGLDNRDYAPVAEATGRSFLAPEVFNCSAPDTGNAEVLVRYGSEEQKERWLKPLLDGRIRSGFAMTEPAVASSDATNMQATCEIDGDEVVLNGQKWWTSGIGDPRCAFLIFMGVTDPNAERHQRHSMVIVPTDARGLKVLRMLPVFGHLDEPHGHGEVLFDNVRVPKSNFIAGPGRGFEIAQGRLGPGRIHHCMRAIGAAERALERLCERSVRRVAFGKPLANLGGNRDIIANCRIAIDQARLLTLKAAWALDTVGTMGALTDISAIKVVAPNVLQMVTDAAIQIHGGEGVADAELSRLMGMARALRIADGPDEVHRGMVARLELMKYGASR, encoded by the coding sequence ATGGACTTCGAGCATTCCGCCAGGGCCAGGGACTACATCGCCCAGGTCGAACGTTTCGTGCGCGAGCGCGTGGTTCCCAGCGAGCAGACCTACATCGACCAGCTCGCCCATACCGACGATTGGACCAGGTGGCGAATCCCGCCGGTGCTCGAAGAGCTCAAGGCGCAGGCCCGGTCGCTCGGCCTGTGGAACCTCTTCCTGCCCGACAGCCAGTACGGTGCCGGTTTGGACAACCGTGACTATGCGCCGGTGGCGGAGGCGACCGGGCGCAGCTTCCTTGCCCCCGAGGTCTTCAACTGCAGCGCTCCGGATACCGGCAACGCCGAGGTGCTCGTGCGCTACGGCAGCGAGGAGCAGAAGGAGCGGTGGCTGAAGCCGCTGCTGGATGGCCGCATTCGATCGGGCTTTGCGATGACGGAGCCGGCGGTCGCCTCGAGCGATGCGACCAACATGCAGGCCACGTGCGAGATCGATGGCGACGAGGTGGTGCTCAACGGGCAGAAGTGGTGGACCAGCGGCATCGGCGACCCGCGCTGCGCGTTCCTCATCTTCATGGGCGTGACCGATCCGAACGCCGAGCGGCACCAGCGCCATTCGATGGTGATCGTTCCTACCGACGCTCGCGGGCTGAAGGTGCTTCGCATGCTGCCGGTCTTCGGACATCTCGACGAGCCGCACGGCCACGGTGAGGTGCTGTTCGACAACGTGCGCGTGCCCAAGAGCAATTTCATCGCTGGGCCCGGGCGCGGCTTCGAGATCGCGCAGGGGCGGCTCGGCCCCGGGCGCATCCATCACTGCATGCGCGCGATCGGCGCCGCCGAGCGTGCGCTGGAGCGCCTGTGCGAGCGCTCGGTGCGCCGCGTCGCGTTCGGCAAGCCGCTCGCGAACCTCGGCGGCAATCGCGACATCATCGCCAACTGCCGCATCGCGATCGATCAGGCACGGCTGCTGACGCTGAAGGCCGCATGGGCCCTGGACACCGTTGGTACCATGGGCGCGCTGACCGACATCTCCGCGATCAAGGTCGTGGCGCCCAACGTGCTGCAGATGGTCACCGACGCGGCCATCCAGATCCACGGCGGCGAAGGCGTTGCCGATGCCGAGCTCTCGCGCCTGATGGGAATGGCACGCGCCCTGCGCATTGCCGACGGCCCCGACGAGGTCCACCGCGGCATGGTCGCCCGCCTCGAGCTCATGAAATACGGCGCCTCACGCTGA
- a CDS encoding NnrU family protein, translating to MDPVLSVILTLSLFGITHIGMASSYVRGPLVARFGAFTFTMLFSAVATAGFSLLAYNYSVVSTQGPAGFALGSDAVMRWPLIVLSTLGVMLLVGSLFDYPTSAYYLSSAGTKPEPRGLERITRHPFMVGLAMTNIAHALLATRLTGTIFFAGLSAIAILGSMHQDAKLRARNPSLHGPYTEKSSLVPFAAILSGRNRLVLSELRPFGLMLGLLAAYGLRQAHPHIFADGGIYVIGVVVIGAFLLGLQDLRKHLNRRSVEEPATAHTVAPKAGN from the coding sequence ATGGATCCCGTCCTCAGCGTCATTCTCACCCTCTCGTTGTTCGGCATCACGCACATCGGCATGGCCAGCTCGTACGTGCGCGGCCCGCTCGTGGCACGCTTTGGGGCGTTCACGTTCACCATGCTGTTCTCGGCCGTGGCCACTGCCGGGTTCAGCCTGCTCGCCTACAACTACTCCGTCGTCAGCACACAGGGCCCCGCCGGCTTCGCCCTCGGAAGCGATGCGGTGATGCGATGGCCGCTCATCGTGCTGTCCACGCTCGGCGTGATGCTTCTTGTCGGATCGCTCTTCGATTACCCCACATCCGCCTACTACCTGAGCTCAGCTGGAACGAAGCCGGAGCCGCGCGGCCTGGAACGCATCACGCGACACCCGTTCATGGTCGGACTGGCGATGACGAACATCGCGCACGCTCTGCTGGCAACGCGCCTGACCGGAACGATCTTCTTTGCCGGCCTGTCCGCCATCGCCATCCTCGGGAGCATGCACCAGGACGCCAAGCTGCGTGCGCGCAATCCTTCCCTGCATGGGCCGTACACCGAGAAGAGCTCGCTCGTTCCGTTCGCCGCCATCCTGTCGGGCCGCAACAGGCTGGTGCTGTCGGAGTTGCGGCCTTTCGGCCTGATGCTCGGACTGCTGGCGGCGTACGGCCTGCGCCAGGCACACCCGCACATCTTCGCCGACGGCGGCATCTACGTGATCGGCGTGGTCGTGATCGGCGCGTTCCTGCTGGGCCTGCAGGACCTCCGCAAACACCTCAACCGCCGCTCCGTCGAGGAGCCGGCCACCGCACACACGGTCGCGCCGAAGGCAGGAAACTGA
- a CDS encoding hemerythrin domain-containing protein — protein sequence MAKRHDALIPLSHDHQKALMLAFRLLHPSPPGPETPTTPASTPQQRREEVLAFFETHLVEHFAIEEEILFPVLRASGVGLEPLVDELCEDHRRMRSARDRVAQAGDEAQLCRALEDFGQLLEAHVRREEREMFAGFPGALPGDDVRELHERIHARRPPDEPWRRRNAPISVRRRIS from the coding sequence ATGGCAAAGCGGCACGACGCGCTGATCCCGCTCTCGCACGATCACCAGAAGGCGCTGATGCTGGCATTCCGTCTCCTGCATCCTTCGCCGCCGGGCCCCGAGACGCCGACGACGCCGGCGAGCACGCCGCAGCAGCGGCGCGAGGAGGTGCTGGCGTTCTTCGAGACTCATCTCGTCGAGCACTTCGCGATCGAGGAGGAGATCCTCTTTCCCGTGCTGCGAGCGAGCGGCGTCGGCCTCGAGCCGCTCGTCGATGAGCTGTGCGAGGACCACCGGCGGATGCGCAGCGCGCGCGACCGCGTCGCGCAGGCTGGCGATGAGGCGCAGCTATGCCGGGCGCTGGAGGATTTCGGACAGCTCCTGGAGGCGCACGTCCGGCGCGAAGAGCGCGAGATGTTCGCGGGCTTCCCGGGCGCTCTTCCCGGCGATGACGTGCGCGAGTTGCACGAACGCATTCATGCGCGGCGTCCGCCCGACGAGCCGTGGCGGCGCAGGAACGCCCCAATCAGCGTGAGGCGCCGTATTTCATGA